The following proteins come from a genomic window of Halorussus halophilus:
- a CDS encoding Rrf2 family transcriptional regulator — translation MSTIELTSSQKTILTALVNLHRETEDAVKGEDIAAEVDRNPGTIRNQMQSLKALQLVEGVPGPKGGYKPTANAFEALDVQTLESAAEVPLFHNDDPVEGANVEEVDLTSVHHPELCRAEIHLRGSVREFHDGDSVRVGPTPLSKLVIEGTVDGKDDTSNILILKLDSMEAPAEEPEH, via the coding sequence ATGTCTACAATCGAGCTGACGTCGAGTCAGAAGACGATTCTGACTGCACTGGTCAACCTCCACCGGGAGACCGAAGACGCGGTCAAAGGCGAGGACATCGCCGCCGAAGTTGACCGTAACCCCGGTACCATCCGCAACCAAATGCAGAGCCTGAAAGCGCTTCAACTGGTCGAGGGCGTCCCCGGTCCGAAGGGTGGCTACAAGCCGACGGCGAACGCCTTCGAAGCGCTCGACGTTCAAACGTTGGAGAGCGCGGCCGAAGTACCGCTGTTCCACAACGACGACCCTGTCGAGGGGGCGAACGTCGAAGAAGTAGACCTGACGAGCGTCCACCACCCGGAACTCTGTCGCGCGGAGATTCACCTGCGTGGGTCGGTTCGGGAGTTCCACGACGGCGACTCGGTCCGCGTCGGCCCGACGCCGCTCTCGAAACTCGTCATCGAAGGGACCGTAGACGGCAAAGACGACACGAGCAACATCCTCATCCTCAAACTCGACTCGATGGAAGCACCTGCAGAAGAACCGGAACACTAA
- a CDS encoding adenylyltransferase/cytidyltransferase family protein, translated as MTHVIAQGTFDILHPGHVHYLRDAADMGDRLTVIVARRENVTHKEPPILPNRQRRDMVAALDAVDDARIGHPEDIFAPIEELDPDVIALGHDQHHDDAAIEAELSRRGIDCVVRRASGREPEYEGELLSTGRIIDRILEERGKWSQ; from the coding sequence ATGACGCACGTCATCGCACAGGGAACCTTCGACATCCTCCACCCGGGGCACGTCCACTACCTCCGGGACGCGGCCGACATGGGCGACCGGTTGACGGTAATCGTCGCCCGCCGCGAGAACGTCACGCACAAGGAACCGCCAATTTTGCCGAACCGCCAGCGCCGGGACATGGTCGCGGCACTCGACGCCGTGGACGACGCTCGAATCGGCCACCCCGAGGACATCTTCGCGCCTATCGAAGAACTCGACCCCGACGTTATCGCGTTGGGCCACGACCAGCACCACGACGACGCAGCTATCGAGGCCGAACTCTCGCGCCGAGGCATCGATTGCGTCGTTCGGCGCGCGAGCGGCCGCGAACCAGAGTACGAGGGCGAACTGCTCTCGACAGGCCGAATCATCGACCGGATTCTCGAAGAACGCGGCAAGTGGAGTCAGTAG
- a CDS encoding phospholipase D-like domain-containing protein: MRSLALPLVVVLLLVSIAVPPAVAGTGVTKSKSTTNSTSTTKPTSTPQFVAAYPNPAIDDDAGEFVVVSFPTKTTLSEYRLSDGETTAKLPNRTVSGRVAFSADPVIAANRTNATVVAVESGFSLANGGDTVRFVTRPNATSVNPANASLTFPDAPEGERWHRTETGWTWTPLGASDFQVASVEDTKVRTFVLPDSPEVPLETIQNANDRILLGGYTFATPRIADALLAAEKRGVDVRLLLEGGPVGGIPRREANLLDRLTKAGVEVRMVGGPLARYSYHHPKYAVADDRALVMTENWKPAGTGGHGSRGWGVVVEDGQMADRLATVFEDDAEQRNTVAWPEFRKQRSFEPASPANASFPKTFDAKSATVESADLLLAPDNAETGVVSLIDSADESVRIQQAGIGNVRQPFLRAAVSAARRGVDVKILLSSAWYSEKDNRRIVEWVNQRAEKKDLPLEARLSNPKGRYEKIHAKGVVVDNESAVVGSLNWNNHSARENREVAVVLHGEQAAGFYANSFDSDWRASASDGNGASAKRLPVGLLGAVALGAIGALLLAKREVVFENRR, encoded by the coding sequence GTGCGTTCGCTGGCCCTTCCACTCGTCGTCGTGCTGTTGTTGGTCTCGATTGCCGTTCCACCGGCGGTGGCCGGAACAGGAGTGACGAAGTCGAAATCGACAACGAACTCGACATCGACAACGAAGCCGACATCGACACCCCAGTTCGTCGCCGCGTACCCGAATCCTGCCATCGACGACGACGCCGGAGAGTTCGTCGTCGTCAGCTTTCCCACCAAGACGACTCTCAGTGAGTACAGACTCTCCGACGGAGAGACGACCGCGAAACTGCCCAATCGAACCGTCTCGGGACGAGTCGCGTTCTCGGCAGACCCAGTAATCGCCGCAAACAGGACGAACGCCACTGTCGTCGCCGTCGAGTCTGGGTTCTCGCTGGCGAACGGCGGTGACACGGTTCGGTTCGTGACTCGGCCGAACGCGACCAGCGTAAACCCTGCAAACGCAAGTCTCACTTTCCCCGACGCGCCCGAGGGCGAACGCTGGCACCGGACCGAAACGGGGTGGACGTGGACGCCACTCGGGGCGAGTGACTTCCAAGTCGCGTCTGTCGAAGACACCAAAGTACGAACCTTCGTCCTCCCCGACTCGCCCGAAGTTCCGCTCGAAACGATTCAGAATGCGAACGACAGAATCCTGCTCGGTGGCTACACCTTCGCCACGCCGCGAATCGCCGACGCACTGCTCGCCGCCGAAAAGCGCGGCGTGGACGTTCGCCTGCTCCTCGAAGGCGGGCCAGTTGGCGGGATTCCGCGCCGCGAAGCCAACTTGCTGGACAGACTTACCAAGGCAGGAGTGGAGGTCCGGATGGTCGGCGGCCCGCTCGCGCGCTACTCTTACCACCATCCGAAGTACGCCGTCGCGGACGACCGCGCGCTCGTGATGACGGAGAACTGGAAACCCGCGGGAACCGGTGGTCACGGCAGTCGCGGATGGGGCGTCGTGGTCGAAGACGGGCAGATGGCCGACCGATTGGCGACCGTGTTCGAGGACGACGCCGAGCAGAGAAATACGGTCGCGTGGCCCGAATTTCGAAAGCAACGAAGCTTCGAGCCAGCATCGCCAGCGAACGCCTCGTTTCCGAAGACGTTCGACGCGAAATCGGCCACCGTCGAGTCTGCCGACCTACTTCTCGCTCCCGACAACGCCGAAACTGGTGTGGTTTCGCTCATCGACTCCGCAGACGAATCCGTTCGAATCCAACAAGCCGGAATCGGAAACGTTCGCCAGCCGTTCCTGCGCGCGGCGGTCAGCGCCGCGCGCCGCGGCGTGGACGTGAAGATTCTACTCAGTAGCGCGTGGTACTCAGAGAAGGACAACCGCCGAATCGTGGAGTGGGTGAACCAGCGTGCAGAGAAGAAGGATCTACCACTGGAAGCGCGACTGTCGAACCCGAAGGGGCGCTACGAGAAGATTCACGCGAAGGGCGTCGTCGTGGACAACGAGTCTGCCGTCGTCGGGAGCCTCAACTGGAACAACCACTCGGCGCGCGAGAATCGGGAGGTCGCGGTCGTGTTGCACGGAGAGCAAGCGGCGGGGTTCTACGCGAACTCCTTCGATTCTGACTGGCGGGCGAGCGCGAGCGACGGGAACGGAGCGAGCGCGAAGCGACTACCAGTTGGCCTCCTCGGCGCAGTCGCTCTCGGTGCGATTGGCGCGTTACTGCTCGCAAAGAGAGAAGTCGTCTTCGAAAATCGTCGCTAA
- a CDS encoding NAD-dependent epimerase/dehydratase family protein, with amino-acid sequence MQGKRVLVTGGAGFIGSNLANHLAEENDVVAIDDLYLGTPENLDDSVEFHDVSVVEDDLPTDDVDVLFHLAALSSYPMHEEDPTQGARVNVEGFVNTVEQVREEGCGTVVYASTSSIYGDRTEPSPEDMEVMARTGYEASKLARERYGEYFSYHYDMSMAGMRFFSVYEGFGGAEEHKDEYANLIAQFADKIAHGESPVIYGDGTQTRDFTHVSDIVRGLELAADHELNDIYNLGTGESYSTNEMVERLNAELGTDVEPEYVENPIPEKVYVHDTMADNTKMKEATGWEPKISFEEGLAEVCSYYQ; translated from the coding sequence ATGCAAGGCAAACGGGTCCTCGTGACCGGCGGTGCCGGATTTATCGGATCGAATCTCGCAAACCATCTCGCCGAAGAGAACGATGTCGTCGCTATCGACGACCTCTACCTCGGAACGCCGGAAAATTTGGACGACAGCGTCGAGTTCCACGACGTAAGCGTCGTCGAAGACGACCTACCGACCGACGACGTAGACGTGTTGTTCCACCTCGCGGCACTCTCCTCCTATCCGATGCACGAGGAGGATCCCACCCAAGGCGCGCGGGTCAACGTCGAAGGCTTCGTCAACACGGTCGAACAGGTCCGCGAAGAAGGCTGTGGGACGGTCGTCTACGCCTCGACTTCTTCGATTTACGGCGACCGAACCGAACCTTCGCCCGAGGACATGGAGGTGATGGCCCGCACCGGGTACGAAGCCTCGAAACTCGCGCGCGAACGCTACGGCGAGTACTTCTCCTATCACTACGACATGTCGATGGCTGGTATGCGATTCTTCAGCGTCTACGAGGGCTTCGGCGGCGCGGAGGAACACAAAGACGAGTACGCGAATCTCATCGCGCAGTTCGCAGACAAAATCGCCCACGGCGAGTCGCCGGTCATCTACGGCGACGGCACCCAGACGCGGGACTTCACCCACGTCAGCGACATCGTCCGCGGCCTCGAACTCGCGGCCGACCACGAACTAAACGACATCTACAACCTCGGCACGGGCGAGAGCTACAGCACCAACGAGATGGTCGAGCGACTGAACGCGGAACTCGGCACCGACGTGGAACCGGAGTACGTCGAAAACCCGATTCCGGAGAAGGTGTACGTCCACGACACGATGGCCGACAACACGAAGATGAAGGAGGCGACAGGTTGGGAGCCGAAAATCAGTTTCGAGGAAGGGCTGGCGGAGGTCTGTTCGTACTACCAGTAG
- a CDS encoding DHH family phosphoesterase, protein MTSSTDPDAESVVVYDLDSDCTLSDVEVGNYYHATVNGVVDYGVFVDLSDSVSGLLHESTYDGSYSVGDDLMVELTEIRENGDLSFSPADVEGEEYETVAVSHEYEITGTDELSEMVDDTVHLEGEIVQIKQTGGPTIFHVSDEEGVIPCAAFEEAGVRAYPEVEIDDVVRVTGLVEERDNALQVEVEDLDVLEGEEAEVVETRLSEALEARAEPNEIEPLVDWPALAGMIPGLEEVAKQLRKTVLESRPIRVRHHADGDGMCASIPVQLALERFIEDTHQDPEAARHLFKRLPSKAPFYEMEDVTRDLNFALEDQARHGQKLPLLLMLDNGSTAEDVPAYKNLAHYDIPIVVVDHHHPDPEAVEPFVDAHVNPYLHDEDYRITTGMLCVELARMIWPPITEELRHVPAVAGICDRSKADTMSDYIELAESEGYEEPFLRDIGEALDYEAHWLKYDDGRNLINDVLNVGGDEERHRELVEFLADRSEEDVENQLDAAMPHVEHERLESDANLYRIDVENHAHRFTYPAPGKTTGEIHDRKVEETGEPVITIGYGPDFAVLRSDGVRLDIPEMVTELNEEIVGGGVSGGGHLVVGSIKFVPGMREEVLDALVEKMADAEIDEALQSTTVGHESDD, encoded by the coding sequence ATGACTTCGTCTACCGACCCCGACGCCGAGAGTGTCGTGGTCTACGACCTCGATTCGGACTGTACGCTCTCGGACGTCGAAGTTGGCAACTACTACCACGCCACGGTCAACGGCGTGGTCGATTACGGCGTCTTCGTGGACCTCTCCGACTCGGTCTCCGGACTGCTGCACGAATCGACGTACGACGGCAGTTACTCCGTCGGCGACGACCTCATGGTCGAACTGACCGAAATCCGTGAGAACGGCGACCTTAGCTTCTCGCCCGCTGACGTCGAGGGTGAAGAGTACGAGACGGTCGCCGTCTCTCACGAGTACGAGATCACCGGCACCGACGAACTCTCCGAGATGGTAGACGACACCGTCCACCTCGAAGGCGAAATCGTCCAGATCAAGCAGACCGGTGGCCCGACCATCTTCCACGTCAGCGACGAAGAGGGCGTCATCCCCTGTGCGGCCTTCGAAGAGGCAGGGGTGCGAGCCTATCCCGAGGTCGAAATCGACGACGTAGTCCGAGTGACCGGACTGGTCGAAGAGCGCGACAACGCCCTGCAAGTGGAAGTCGAGGACCTCGACGTGCTGGAGGGCGAGGAAGCAGAAGTTGTCGAGACCCGACTCTCCGAGGCGCTCGAAGCTCGCGCCGAACCGAACGAAATTGAACCCCTCGTGGACTGGCCCGCACTCGCGGGAATGATTCCCGGCCTCGAAGAGGTCGCCAAACAGCTTCGAAAGACCGTCCTCGAAAGTCGCCCGATTCGCGTACGTCACCACGCAGACGGCGACGGCATGTGTGCCTCGATTCCGGTGCAACTCGCACTGGAGCGGTTCATCGAGGATACCCACCAAGACCCCGAGGCGGCCCGCCACCTGTTCAAGCGCCTCCCGAGCAAAGCGCCGTTCTACGAGATGGAGGACGTGACCCGCGACCTGAACTTCGCGCTCGAAGACCAGGCGCGCCACGGCCAGAAGCTTCCGCTGTTGCTGATGTTGGACAACGGGAGTACCGCCGAGGACGTGCCCGCGTACAAGAACCTCGCGCACTACGACATCCCAATCGTCGTCGTGGACCACCACCATCCGGACCCCGAAGCGGTCGAACCGTTCGTGGACGCGCACGTCAACCCGTACCTCCACGACGAGGACTACCGCATCACCACCGGGATGCTTTGCGTCGAACTCGCGCGAATGATTTGGCCGCCGATTACCGAGGAACTGCGCCACGTCCCCGCCGTCGCAGGCATCTGTGACCGCTCGAAAGCAGACACGATGAGCGACTACATCGAACTCGCCGAGAGCGAAGGCTACGAAGAGCCGTTCCTGCGCGACATCGGCGAGGCGCTCGACTACGAGGCCCACTGGCTCAAGTACGACGACGGCCGCAACCTCATCAACGACGTGCTGAACGTCGGCGGCGACGAGGAGCGCCACCGCGAACTCGTCGAGTTCCTCGCGGACCGTTCGGAGGAAGACGTGGAGAACCAACTCGACGCCGCGATGCCACACGTCGAACACGAGCGACTCGAAAGTGACGCCAACCTCTACCGAATCGACGTGGAGAACCACGCCCACCGCTTCACTTACCCCGCGCCGGGCAAGACGACGGGCGAAATCCACGACCGCAAGGTCGAGGAGACTGGCGAACCCGTCATCACTATCGGCTACGGACCTGACTTCGCGGTCCTCCGGAGCGACGGCGTGCGCCTCGACATCCCCGAGATGGTCACGGAACTGAACGAGGAAATCGTCGGCGGCGGCGTCTCCGGCGGCGGCCATTTAGTGGTGGGGTCCATCAAGTTCGTCCCCGGCATGCGCGAGGAAGTGCTGGACGCGCTGGTCGAGAAGATGGCCGACGCGGAAATCGACGAGGCGTTGCAGAGTACGACGGTCGGCCACGAGTCGGACGACTGA
- a CDS encoding NAD(P)/FAD-dependent oxidoreductase gives MTENVVVLGAGYAGAGAIQSLEAELDTTDAELTWISEENYHLVLHESHRVIRDPSVKDKITIPVGDIASRDTEFVQGHVESVDSEDQLVELEDGDSVEYDYLLVAMGSKTAYYGIPGMEENALTLKGLDDALEIHEKVKDAASEASRNDPAKVVIGGAGLSGIQSAGEVAEFRDKHRAPIDIYLVEALEEIMPGQDSELQGTVRRHLEEADVEILTDDPITEATEDAIQFDEGDDLEYDVFVWTGGITGQDAISESGLDNEHNRVTVESNFQTNEDNVFAIGDSAIVDQGENPAPPTAQAAWQAAEVVGENIAREMNDQPLKTWTYDDKGTLISIGETAVAHDVDVVPMRTFNSYPAQFLKKFVAARWIADLTSWPNALQSWDAL, from the coding sequence ATGACGGAGAATGTCGTCGTACTCGGCGCGGGGTACGCCGGTGCTGGCGCGATACAGTCACTCGAAGCGGAGCTAGACACCACCGACGCCGAGTTGACGTGGATTTCGGAGGAGAACTACCACCTCGTCCTGCACGAGTCCCACCGCGTGATTCGTGACCCGAGCGTCAAGGACAAGATTACGATTCCGGTCGGCGACATCGCGAGTCGAGACACGGAGTTCGTGCAGGGGCACGTCGAGAGCGTCGATAGCGAGGACCAACTGGTCGAACTCGAAGACGGCGACTCCGTCGAGTACGACTACCTGCTGGTCGCCATGGGGAGCAAGACCGCGTACTACGGCATCCCCGGAATGGAGGAGAACGCCCTGACGCTGAAAGGTCTCGACGACGCGCTCGAAATCCACGAGAAGGTCAAGGATGCGGCCTCCGAAGCGTCTCGAAACGACCCCGCGAAGGTCGTCATCGGCGGCGCGGGCCTCTCGGGCATCCAGAGCGCGGGCGAAGTCGCGGAGTTCCGCGACAAGCACCGCGCGCCGATCGACATCTACCTCGTGGAGGCGCTGGAGGAAATCATGCCCGGGCAGGACTCGGAACTGCAGGGCACCGTCCGTCGCCACCTCGAAGAGGCGGACGTCGAGATTCTGACCGACGACCCAATCACGGAGGCCACCGAGGACGCCATCCAGTTCGACGAGGGCGACGACCTCGAATACGACGTGTTCGTCTGGACTGGCGGCATCACCGGTCAGGACGCCATCTCGGAGTCCGGCCTCGACAACGAACACAACCGCGTCACCGTCGAGTCGAACTTCCAGACCAACGAGGACAACGTCTTCGCCATCGGCGACTCCGCAATCGTGGACCAAGGTGAGAACCCCGCGCCGCCGACCGCGCAGGCCGCGTGGCAAGCCGCGGAAGTCGTCGGTGAGAACATCGCCCGCGAGATGAACGACCAGCCGCTGAAGACGTGGACCTACGACGACAAAGGGACCCTCATCTCCATCGGTGAGACGGCCGTCGCCCACGACGTGGACGTGGTGCCGATGCGCACGTTCAACTCCTACCCCGCACAGTTCCTGAAGAAGTTCGTCGCCGCCCGCTGGATTGCGGACCTCACCTCGTGGCCGAACGCGCTCCAGTCGTGGGACGCGCTGTAG